The genomic stretch ggaacatacctgactttagTCAACAACATTATTGACTCATcgtggagcttgaatctcacagatccaacacctgcaatcttgcatgCTTTGTTGTTTCTCAGCAATACAGATCTACCATTTTGATAACACAGTTCCtcaaacaagtctttgtttggattcatgtgccaagtgcaacatgaatccataatccactccttactcgagtcactgttggaaaccacaagaacatcatatgagtcaaaattatcttgaacaatggctcTGTTGCGATTATCCTTACCTTCATGATCTTTCACGCGTTCAGGACACACTTTTCTCGTATGACCCTTCTTCTAACATTGAtaacatcgaataccagatgcatCACCACTATtaaacttttgttgacttttacccttcttcttgtcaaacttgtcATCTCTCTTTGTGAATTTCTCGTTAACAAACAGTCCTTCACTAGTCGAAGATGGCTTGTGCTCCTTTCGTTTGTTCAAATCCTTATAATGCAaggttgattgaacttcttcaaaggtcggATACTATCTTCTATAAAATAGAGTTTCTTTAAAGTGAGCATATGATTTGGGAAAGCACATAACAACAACAgggcttgatcttcatcatcgatcttgacatcgatattttcaagatcaagaatcatcttgttgaacatatccaactgctcagccaagaCTTTCTCTtcactcatcttgaatgaatacagaacttgcttcaggtagaggcgATTGACCAACGATTTAGTCATGTACAAGCTTTCGAGTTTAGACAACAAACTTGTCGCCGTCGTCTCTTTAAAAACatgtcgaagaaccttatcaccaaggctcaataaGATGGATTTATGGACTTTCTCTACCATagttattttcttcttctctgttAATGCATCATTAGAATGCATGTGTTATGGGTAGCGCTTGGGTGTGAAACTGACGGCCGTTACGATGACGATCATCATtagaatatttatatttttaaaaaaaattataatgcatgtgttatcattaatatatatttctgtatttttaattatttattaaatatttaattttgtataaaaaattaattaattaataaaatggaCATAGACGCCACCTCACATGGCAACCCTAAATGGACTTACATGTTGGCACCATGGGGTGGCGCATACTCATACAACTTACCACTTAAACGCCATGGGGTGACTCCTATGTGTAGTGCCCAAACCTAATTACCcaagtaatttttttgaaaacataaaattttttttaactttaaaaactagttatttgtattttttttcaaaatcttcaaCCGAAATCAACTTAAGACAATATTTTTTTAGAAAGCTAAATCCCTGTCGGATGTTTAAAATACAGTACATTTCACTATTTAAGTTTAAAATTTACCTTAGTTAACGGTAATATCTAGACAAAATGATGATAGAAAAAAGAAgggtaataaaaaaattatgccTCAAACTTCATTTATTACTTTAGTAATTCCTAACCTCGCTACATGTCATTTGATATCTAGATACAACAAAGGCTCATAACTTCAGTTTCATGATTCCCGCATAAGTCAAAAATAGAAAAGATATAGAAAATGAGTAATCAGTACTTGCTTGTAATCTACAACAAAGAAAACTAAGCTATGGAATCTGTAATTCCATCAAAATTAACACTCAAGTGGGAACAAGCCGCATTTCTTTGGATCATCGCCCTTCAAGATGTTTCTTGTTTACAGAGAACTTGAGGATGGTGACAGTATCAATCAGGCTCAAAGTCTCACAACCAGCAAAACCATTACCATGACAATGGTTTCTAGCCTTGGTGGCGTTGCTGCTGCTCATAACCCATATCATCCAGGTAAGAGCTACATTTTGACACCCAAAATATGTGTCACCTGTAATAACCAGTTAATGTTTTACATTTTACGTGTATATACATTGTACAATAAATTTATAGGCAGTGTAGTTACAGTATGACATAATTAAAGCACAAAATATCTCAAACCCTACAGATGCCATTTTCAACATAAAATGGCTGGCTTGCAAGGAGGATTCTAGTTCTAGATTTTTAAAGCATCTGGCAAATTGGAATTTTCCCAAGGCTAGAATATCAGATTTTTCGTCATTAAACTAGGGCACCAGATTTCATTTAGTTACTGATCCATCTCCTTTTTCTGGCAGGTCGCTCTTGTTTGACCTCTGACTCCACTGGATTTTCAGTTTTGGTAGAAGGCAGAGGTTCACTCTCTAGCTTCTTGATAACCTGGGCTTCTTTTTCACTTGGCATTGGGAGCTTGAACCGCTCACTCCGTTTCTTCAGCCTCTCAACTGTGTCCAGATTCCGATCCCCAGATTCCTTGGAATCACCATCCCTGCTTTCCATGTCTACAGAATCCCTTGCTTCAGCCATCAAGAGTTGTTGGTTATCACCATCGACTGTTTTAGCAGACTCATCCATAGGTTTCCCAACTTCAGAAGACCCACCATTGTTATCCTTGTCAATGTCTTTGAACTTCAAGGAAGTAGATGACTTGTTGATACTGAAATCTCTTTCCTTATGGCTTGTCCAGCGCTCCAGTTTAGAACGTCCTCTGTAAGAATCTTGCTGTTCATCATCAGAGGAAATGCCGTCCTGGTGTTTCCTGGATAGGCGATGCCCTTGAATGTCATGCCCAGCACGTTCTTGATCACCAAATTCTTTGGAGCCCTTCACAATAGAAACTAGCTATTATAGAAAACAATATCATATATCTACAATTACTATCTAACATCAGCAAGAGTTTGCAAAATTGCAAGCAGGACAAAATCTTGAATGTGATACAGTTACAAGCTTACTTGTCAATGATAAAACCAACTAGtttaaaaaccaaaacaaaaaatacTCGTGCACAAAGTTTCAATATCTTGTTATGACATAGAATAAAGGGTACTTGGAGTAGTTAAAGTGGTAAAGAGTTGTTAAGAAAAGTTAATAAGTTAGGGGAATATTCGTATAAATAAGAGAATACAAGGTTAATTGGTTTTTACTTTTAACAGAAAGAACTCTACTATCATTGACAATGTTTACAAAACTGAATAGTGATCTCTCACCTTGTATTCTCTAACTTCTCAAATATTCCTCTAACCAACTAACTCTTCTAGCAACACTTAACTACTCAAGTTACCCTTTATTCTATATCCTAACAGTACCCTGCTAGAAATATTCACACATCAGTCAAGCACAATAGAACACCAGGGAAACTAATGATTCTTGGGTCCAATTGCAGGCAAGAAAAATAATCTAGGCAGTATCCAATCAGATGAAGCTACATggatcaaattatataattagaTTCTTATAAAATGATTATATTTTCAATATATCAATAAAGAACAGGATCATTTTGATGACATCTCCCAAGTGCATTACAGGAAAGTAACAATCTTGAATCAAGACAACTGAAtcattattaaatgtcaaaatttgaCAGTTTTATGCCAGTTGCTCTACACAATCCTCTTTTGTTCAGATCCGGCAAACAATACCAAAATGATAAGCAAGAGGTCCACAAGCTTATTTATAACCAGATTATGTTGAGACCCAAAAAAAAACACATTACCATAATTACAAGGTGTCTTCCAATCACATGAATGATATATCCCATAATCCAAAGTATGGAGAAAAGTGAGGGTTGTGTTAGGCAATCGACAACTAAAACAAAAGAATACCAAATATTTTTAGTGAATAATATACTTAAGAATGACTCCCATAATGCAGTATCTTAAAAATTCTTATTAACAATGTTGGATTTATCCTCATCGCACATTTtgtttcaaaaccatccacctaCTTTGAACATGGTGAGTCTTAAAATTTGGTGAAcctaatagaacaaaactatgccTCAAAAGGGCACATATTCTAATTACTGACTCTTCCTAAGAAGTTAGGTGAACAGGACTAATTGCAATTCAAAAGCTTGTTAGTTAATCGCAATCAAGCCGGCCTTGCCATACACAATGTGGCCTGAACCAACAATTCAAATATTACCAGGAACTAAATTGCCAGCTCACCATAACTCCCAACCTTCAAGATTGATTCTAGGATGCACACAAGGATAATGCTTATTTTCATGTAAGTATTTAACTCTCCAGATAGAGTTTCAGATTTTACATGCTACTGTAATGCATACCTTCTCATTGGATGGACCATTTGGATTTTCTAGACTTTTCTTGGACAGTCCTAAATTATTAAGGTCACTAATATCACGCTCTTTGCTTTTCCTTGAGCCCTCTTTATGTTTCCTCTCGTGAAGTCTTTGGCTATCTGAATTATTAGTAACACGATCACTACGGCTACTTGACCTCTCCTGCCTAGATCGTCTTTCATCAGCAGTAAATTGATTCACACGGGAATAAGTATCATCTCGCCCCTTAAGATGTGAACTTTCTTCCTGAATTCGATCCCTTCTCTTCAGTTGGTCACTGTGTCGCACTGCTTCTCTAGATTGGTGTTCATCTTTAGCACTAACATGGCCAACCCATGCTTTTTCTTCAGCTCCTCGTACACTTCTTCCAGAACTCCGCCCTTCTTCTCTTTCACGCTTGAGTAGGGGTCCATCATGAGACTGTTTCAAACGATGCCACTCCTCCCTATCTCTTTGCCTATCACCCCTCTCCCTCAATAGCCAGGCATCATCTTTCTGCCTAGTTATGTATTGATCATCAGGGTAATCTCTAGTTCTTTGTAGGTCGTCTCTCTTACGTTGATCCAGTACTTCATCTCTTTCTCGCCTGCGCCGACTAGCATTTTCTCGGTAGCCATGTGGGATTTCTTCTCTGTCAATATGTTCCCTCCTAAGATATTCCTCATCCTTCCTCCTCTTGATATGGTAATCCTCAGCAGCTTCATACCTAACCCTCATGCCTTCATCTCTTTCCTTGTGTCTTGATTCCCTTGACCCAACATCTTTTTCATAAGGAATCCTGTAGCTACCATTATCAAACTGTTTTTTAGAATAAAAGCTATCTTCTTTGTCACTTCTCTCGTTTTCTCGAACCTTAGCCCTATCCCTCTTTCTAGGTTCATTGGTTCTAACTTTTCTGCTATAGACATCATCATCTCTCCTTGCCCAATCCATGTCAGAACTGTCCCTATCTTTTTGCCGATCAAATCCGTCAGTATTTGTATGCATTTGATGGGCTGAGTTACGATGCCGGTCCTTGTGAGGGTATGATCCCTCTTTACCTCTAAGTACCATGCGATTTCTTTCCGGGTCGTGCTTTCCATCATACTCTTTTCTATAAAAACTCTGCTCATTGTCATCTGTGTGTTGTCTGATGTTAGCTAGATGTGTTGATCGAGGATCCTGAACTACTTCTTCCTCGAGACCTTCGCGCCGCTTCTGGTTATCTCTGCTACTTGCTGATCTTGCTTTGCTGTTGTCACTGCTTCTGGCAGCTTTCAAGTCCTCCCAGTCATCACTTTCATCAGGCAAAGGTTGCTTAACTTGAGTTGTCAAATTATGTTTCTTTTCTATCCCATCCTTGGGGACATCTACTTTGTCTTCTGTACTTAAATCAGTCTCTTCCTTACCCAATCTGGGACTTCCATCAGCGGTCCCAATATCCTCAAGTTCAGTATCTTTGATCTCCAAACTGGACTCCTTTACATCCTCAATTACAGGAGATGGCAAAAGTGTGCTATCTTTGTCTTCCATGCTCTCAACTGAATCTTCTTTTTTATTGTTATCTGTATCCAGTTTTCGAGAATGACTAATAGGAGATTGACTACGCACTCTTTTTTGTGTTTTCCTGCAAATACAAAAGCAAAGAGGCTAATCATAAATTGTAGATGATTAACAAAAAAGGATGAATGAAAATGCAATTAAATAACTTTGACGAAAAAATGAacatttggaagaaaaaaaatcagCACAAGAGTACGCCTGAGGAATTTCCTATGCATAAAAAATGTATCTGAGTAACTAACAATTCTTTTATCTTTGATATAAATTTGATTCAAGAAAAACAGCTTGCTTATACATTGTTGACTTCTCACTGGTTATAAATTGTTAAAATCTTTTATGTTTACATTTCATTATGATATAAATTAAGCTTAAATTTAGTATCTCTAACTCATTTGACTGTTCGATGACATGGAAAATTAATTCAGGCACATCATCATAGCTTATTGTCCATAATCAAGCTGTGCTGGTTTAGAAAATTACTTCCAACCGCAACAACCTAACATGAATGAATTGGTTAATACATATATTTAAATATCAGTTAGTTTAAGTTACATGGAAATACAAACTTTAATTGTTGCAAAGACCCACAGTTGGATATATTTCTAAGGATTTGACTTTCTGCATTTGCTGATTTCACAATAACTATCTAATTACACGAAAATTATAGAACAGTAAAGCACCGCAGAGATGAAAACAAAAGCATACAGATAGAGGGTAAAATTCCTCTTTTAGGGAAAATATAGACTATCTGATACCTTTCCTCATGAGAACTGAAATTGCCACCATAAGACCTAGGATTTTGGCCCCTTGAACCAGAGTATTCGATTGGCTTGTCCTGTGAGACGAacaaatcttcatcttcattagGTACATTAGAAGAAACAGAATTCACAAATGGCATTGTTCTTCCTGCAAGCTCTTTCTTTTGTCTGTTATAATCCTGTGCAATACCATCAGAGTACTCAGGATCTAAACTTGGAATTTCATTTCCATCTACATGGTCTTCTCTAAAACTCTCTCTCTGGGGTTCTCCATCCTCTGATTGATCTTGGACATCTATTCCGACAGAGGACTCGTCATCTTCAGTACCCTGCAAGATAAtctgttgacaaaaaattgtcaTTTACACACTGCAAAAGCAGGATCTACCATAAAAAGGTTTATCCCATGATCCCATAAGCCTGATGTGaaaaaaatcatcaaataccTCAATGATTGCATCTGAATCACGCATTCGAGGAGGGCGGGTATCAATGGAAGGAAGACGTTCACCATAGCCACCTTCCACCTGTATCGCCCTACCAGTTGGCTGGTAGGAAATAAATTGATTTGAGTATGGAGACAGAATTAGATAAAAACAATATCTACCACAAACATGTTACAGTATAATGTTGACACAGGCCAAGAAGCAAACAGATAATTTTATGGAAAATGCAAAGTATTTCAACAAATGCATACCATTGGCAGTCGCATGCGTCCAGAACCTTTCATACCATCACTTTGTCCCACATCGGATTTTAAAGAATTTGCATTTTCAACAGAACCGTCGTGTAAACCAGTAGCTGCAGCTAATTCAGGGGGCAAATCTGGATCATAATCCTGAAGTGAAATCAAGTAGAtggttaatttaattataaaaagaaCATTCAACAAAACACCTCAGTATAATACAgatcaaattttaaaatgaaaatagatcTTCTACATGCTCTGTTCGACCACTCTCGTAAACACGGATCTTGCTTTGCATTGTAGACTCCAGGCGTAGTTGCTCCTAAAAAGTCACATACAACGGTTTTCTCAGTCTACACTAAATTTGTGGAGAATATTGaaatttgtttaataattttaCCAGCTGTTTACAATAATCTTTCCAGGTCTCATCATTCAAACCAAAGTTGAAAAAATCAGATACATCAACATTCGGATATTTCCATGGTTTCTCTTCAAAACTCTCAATATCGACGTCAAATATAGTTCTGAAAACAAATGATGATTATATAAGTATCAACCAGATGACATGACTTAGATTTAGTTATACATCAACAGAGACATTCAATTTTCAAACAATGGAAATGATACTATCCTGCACAACAACAGAAATGAGCCTTTGTAGCAAAACTCTAACGAATAGAATTGTGGATGTAATGCAAGATTCAAATACTAAAGATTACTGTTCATTAATCAGTAAGATATTTGTTAGAAAAAATATCAGGCAAAAGCAAAAGCGTGGCTGCATTAGTAAAATATACGAGTGCAGTTTAATTTGTAAACGATCAGGGCGatgaatcaacaaaaaaaaaacgtgCATAGTCATATCATTAGGAAGTAAtaataaaccaataattaataTCTTATAGGAAGGAGTTGTAAGCTATACCACTAGCATCAACGTTATTTTATTTCCTTTGATAGCTAGCATTTAAATGAGGGTTCCTTAAGGGCGCTTAGTTTAGATACTTATTGAATTGGGATTAGAGCTAGTTGCCAGGATCTCAGAAGAGGTTACTATAGAGGGGCTAATCAGAAAAGTTGAGCAAAGCATCACAGAATGCAGCAATCAGGATGTTAGCTCTAAGGGGCGGTGCTATAATAGGAATAGGAACTTGGGTATTATGGGGTGCCAAAGTCCCACATCGAGTAGTATGGGATGTTAATTGGAGTATTTTAGTGGCTTGGCTCTTCCCCTTTGATGCTTACCAAGATCCacgtaaaacaaacaaacatacaGGAGCTAACCTCTTTCTATTCATTAATCATACTTTTAGGATTTGAAACAACAAACAGCATAGCAACTCTACCATTTTggaaaaaaatgtttttgaatattaacagttATGAAAAACAGCTTTTTTTTCAGAAGCTTGCTTAGGAAGCTGCCAAAGAAACTACTACTTCCCAAGAATAAGCTAGTTCGAACAGACATTAACAGCAAATAACAGTCACTTGGAACCTAGTGTCCTAATAAAAATTCAGAGAACAAAAGATATAGCTTCACAATTAAATATTACTTGTGAGAAGGAAGGGTGAATTCCAATCCACCACCAAAACCCCGCCCTGCAACATTGTTTCCCCAACTAGGTAGTCCAGGACCTGCATGGAAACCTTTTTGCATACCGATAGTCCCTTTTATTCCAGGTGGTCTCCAATCTCCTCTACCACGACCAATCATGTTAGCAAGCGGACGAATTTGACCAGGAGGCCCTCCACCTTGAGCAGCACCCGTAACTCCAGGTACTGTTGTTGCACCCGGCCTAATATACTagacaacaataaaaaaaaaaataatcagaTCTTTTCCATTTCAGAAAGTCATAATAACCTTATATTTATATATGCAGTGCATGCAAAGAACTATCAGCTATGAAGCCCAGGTAATTGATATGGTACAGATACGGATATACAggaaaatttaaaaattcaagATATGATACGGCCAAGatactttaataaaaaattaaatttaaaacaaaaaatatatatataaatgcacAAAATAGAAACgcaactaaaaataataaataaagattcaattactataaatgatcaaaacaaatgaCAAAATACACCTTTTCTGCACTAATTAGAATATAACAAAAACTTCATTAGTACTATCCAAAAAGAACATATTAGTAATATCAAAACAGAAAAACATTATTCAACTTTTAATACTTAACAGTTAACTCTAATCATGTCAGTCTCCTCTCCCCCATTCTCATCATCAAGAAGCAACATAGCTTTCTATTCTATTATGACTCCTCATCTCTTGACTCCTCATTCCTTTtatgtgtttttctttttttaattattttttaagaaaaaatagaaaagtaaatattaaaaatatgtgTATGTTGCGTCCATATCAGTTATCTTTGGACGTAGCACGCACAAACGTATCAgataatttttaaagaaaaatgcaATACTTCTCCGGTACATATCGGACAAGTATCAGTGTTGGAAATGTGTCGGACACCGATACTTAAGTAATTTTGGAGTATCGTCGAGGCTTCACTGACTATCATAGAATTGAGATCTTCATCATATGATAGTTTCAATTGTCTTTAGAACATAAAACTTTTCCTTTCTCTTCATTTAAATTAGTTGCGTAAGATCAAAATTGATCCCATAAAACTGAAAAGTAGAAAAAACTCCCTCAAGGCAGAGTCAAACCACTTCTATTGAAAGGCAGGTTCAATAGAAACTGTCAGCAATCACTTCTATTGAAAGGCGGGTTCAATAGACTCTGTCAGCAATCCCCCGAGCTTGGCAATTTTTGAACATCACTGTAAGCCCTTGCTGAGGCTTGTGGTACTCACCAGCCTCTTGAATGGGTTAGCCTCCCTAGACTTTACtcacaaaattatgtaatttCTGATTTATGGAAAGCATAGCATTCAGCCAAAATAAGGTTATCTTATCTATTTTATTGATACACGGAATAGATGAGCATAAAAGTCACGTTTTGTTTAAAATGCAAAAATGCTTTATATGAATAGAATCATAACGTAGTTGAAGAGGTAAAAAACCTTCAAGTGGAATTAACTTTTATTGGGTTTAAATATAACGGTTGCCACTGATAGTAGGCAATTAGTAATTCATAACATGATGAACTATCGAGATGGATGTACGAGTGAGAACGACTCGCCAAACAGATAGCACAGTCGGAGAGAAAGAAATCCTGCAGACATTAGTTCTAGAATCAACTTTGTCGTGCACCTATCCCTCCTCCCTCCAATAAGGTACATAAAACATTATAGAATTGTGAACAAGTGAATTCGATTCTTTCAGAAACAAgatgttttgttttggaa from Vicia villosa cultivar HV-30 ecotype Madison, WI linkage group LG4, Vvil1.0, whole genome shotgun sequence encodes the following:
- the LOC131594808 gene encoding FIP1[V]-like protein isoform X1, producing the protein MDDDDEFGDLYTDVLLPFATDSPPPSHTSPAPPSIDLNQIPRAASHSINDAPDQLDPPDHRLTAPTQDEPEPEPEPPLKKEEESADGVRVLLEPPDMSSMDSKPASADVIADVIVEGNNNNNPMDQNQDDEVKFDIEDEDGGGSEPVIPGLSGGEGLEEGGGYDGGGGNEDWDSDSDDDLQIVLNDDNHMAMENVGVMEGDGEDEDGGLVIVAGETNQGLEEQEWGENANVPTDGERKDVAEPGKVVPGPGGVPVVPKIGYGSQPHGYHPFHSQFKYIRPGATTVPGVTGAAQGGGPPGQIRPLANMIGRGRGDWRPPGIKGTIGMQKGFHAGPGLPSWGNNVAGRGFGGGLEFTLPSHKTIFDVDIESFEEKPWKYPNVDVSDFFNFGLNDETWKDYCKQLEQLRLESTMQSKIRVYESGRTEHDYDPDLPPELAAATGLHDGSVENANSLKSDVGQSDGMKGSGRMRLPMPTGRAIQVEGGYGERLPSIDTRPPRMRDSDAIIEIILQGTEDDESSVGIDVQDQSEDGEPQRESFREDHVDGNEIPSLDPEYSDGIAQDYNRQKKELAGRTMPFVNSVSSNVPNEDEDLFVSQDKPIEYSGSRGQNPRSYGGNFSSHEERKTQKRVRSQSPISHSRKLDTDNNKKEDSVESMEDKDSTLLPSPVIEDVKESSLEIKDTELEDIGTADGSPRLGKEETDLSTEDKVDVPKDGIEKKHNLTTQVKQPLPDESDDWEDLKAARSSDNSKARSASSRDNQKRREGLEEEVVQDPRSTHLANIRQHTDDNEQSFYRKEYDGKHDPERNRMVLRGKEGSYPHKDRHRNSAHQMHTNTDGFDRQKDRDSSDMDWARRDDDVYSRKVRTNEPRKRDRAKVRENERSDKEDSFYSKKQFDNGSYRIPYEKDVGSRESRHKERDEGMRVRYEAAEDYHIKRRKDEEYLRREHIDREEIPHGYRENASRRRRERDEVLDQRKRDDLQRTRDYPDDQYITRQKDDAWLLRERGDRQRDREEWHRLKQSHDGPLLKREREEGRSSGRSVRGAEEKAWVGHVSAKDEHQSREAVRHSDQLKRRDRIQEESSHLKGRDDTYSRVNQFTADERRSRQERSSSRSDRVTNNSDSQRLHERKHKEGSRKSKERDISDLNNLGLSKKSLENPNGPSNEKGSKEFGDQERAGHDIQGHRLSRKHQDGISSDDEQQDSYRGRSKLERWTSHKERDFSINKSSTSLKFKDIDKDNNGGSSEVGKPMDESAKTVDGDNQQLLMAEARDSVDMESRDGDSKESGDRNLDTVERLKKRSERFKLPMPSEKEAQVIKKLESEPLPSTKTENPVESEVKQERPARKRRWISN
- the LOC131594808 gene encoding FIP1[V]-like protein isoform X2 produces the protein MDDDDEFGDLYTDVLLPFATDSPPPSHTSPAPPSIDLNQIPRAASHSINDAPDQLDPPDHRLTAPTQDEPEPEPEPPLKKEEESADGVRVLLEPPDMSSMDSKPASADVIADVIVEGNNNNNPMDQNQDDEVKFDIEDEDGGGSEPVIPGLSGGEGLEEGGGYDGGGGNEDWDSDSDDDLQIVLNDDNHMAMENVGVMEGDGEDEDGGLVIVAGETNQGLEEQEWGENANVPTDGERKDVAEPGKVVPGPGGVPVVPKIGYGSQPHGYHPFHSQFKYIRPGATTVPGVTGAAQGGGPPGQIRPLANMIGRGRGDWRPPGIKGTIGMQKGFHAGPGLPSWGNNVAGRGFGGGLEFTLPSHKTIFDVDIESFEEKPWKYPNVDVSDFFNFGLNDETWKDYCKQLEQLRLESTMQSKIRVYESGRTEHDYDPDLPPELAAATGLHDGSVENANSLKSDVGQSDGMKGSGRMRLPMPTGRAIQVEGGYGERLPSIDTRPPRMRDSDAIIEIILQGTEDDESSVGIDVQDQSEDGEPQRESFREDHVDGNEIPSLDPEYSDGIAQDYNRQKKELAGRTMPFVNSVSSNVPNEDEDLFVSQDKPIEYSGSRGQNPRSYGGNFSSHEERKTQKRVRSQSPISHSRKLDTDNNKKEDSVESMEDKDSTLLPSPVIEDVKESSLEIKDTELEDIGTADGSPRLGKEETDLSTEDKVDVPKDGIEKKHNLTTQVKQPLPDESDDWEDLKAARSSDNSKARSASSRDNQKRREGLEEEVVQDPRSTHLANIRQHTDDNEQSFYRKEYDGKHDPERNRMVLRGKEGSYPHKDRHRNSAHQMHTNTDGFDRQKDRDSSDMDWARRDDDVYSRKVRTNEPRKRDRAKVRENERSDKEDSFYSKKQFDNGSYRIPYEKDVGSRESRHKERDEGMRVRYEAAEDYHIKRRKDEEYLRREHIDREEIPHGYRENASRRRRERDEVLDQRKRDDLQRTRDYPDDQYITRQKDDAWLLRERGDRQRDREEWHRLKQSHDGPLLKREREEGRSSGRSVRGAEEKAWVGHVSAKDEHQSREAVRHSDQLKRRDRIQEESSHLKGRDDTYSRVNQFTADERRSRQERSSSRSDRVTNNSDSQRLHERKHKEGSRKSKERDISDLNNLGLSKKSLENPNGPSNEKLSIA